AGGTCAGCGTGCCGTCCGGGTTGGTGGCGCGCCACATCAGGCCCTGCATCACACCGGAGATCCACATCGAGGCGATGTAAAGCACGATGCCGATGGTGGCGATCCAGAAGTGGGCGTTGATCAGCTTGACGCTGTACATCTCGGTCTTGCCGTACAGGCGCGGCAGCAGGAAGTACACCGAGCCGATCGAGATCATCGCCACCCAGCCCAGCGCACCGGAGTGCACGTGGCCGACCGTCCAGTCGGTGTAGTGCGACAGCGCGTTGACCGTCTTGATCGACATCATCGGACCTTCGAAGGTCGACATGCCGTAGAAGGACAGCGAGGTGATCAGGAACTTGAGGATCGGGTCGGTGCGCAGTTTGTGCCAGGCGCCCGACAGGGTCAGCACGCCGTTGATCATGCCGCCCCAGGACGGTGCGAGCAGGATCAGCGAGAACACCATGCCCACGGACTGGGTCCAGTCGGGCAGCGCGGTGTAGTGCAGGTGGTGCGGACCCGCCCACATGTAGGTGAAGATCAGCGCCCAGAAGTGCACCACCGACAGACGGTAGGAGTAGACCGGACGGTCAGCCTGCTTGGGCACGAAGTAGTACATCATGCCGAGGAAGCCCGCGGTCAGGAAGAAGCCCACCGCGTTGTGGCCGTACCACCACTGCACCATCGCGTCCTGAACGCCCGCATAGGCCGAGTAGGACTTCATCGAGGTGAGCGAGACCGGGATCGCTGCGCTGTTGACGATGTGCAGCAGCGCGACGGTTAGGATGAAGCCGCCGAAGAACCAGTTCGCGACGTAGATGTGCGAGACCTTGCGCTTGGCGACGGTGCCGAAGAACACGATGGCGTAGGACACCCACACGATCGCGATCAGGATGTCGATCGGCCACTCGAGCTCGGCGTATTCCTTCGAGCTGGTGTAGCCCAGCGGCAGGGTGATCGCGGCGAGCACGATGACCAGTTGCCAGCCCCAGAACGTGAACGCGGCCAGTCCGGGGGCGAACAGGCGAGTGTGACAGGTGCGCTGGACCACGTAGTAGGACGTGGCGAACAGCGCGCAGCCACCGAACGCGAAGATCACGGCGTTGGTGTGCAGCGGACGGAGCCTGCCGAAGTGCAGGAATTCGTGAACGTTCAGTTCGGGCCATACGAGCTGTGCCGCGGCGATCACGCCGACCAGCATGCCCACAATGCCCCACACCACCGTCATGATGGCGAACTGCCGCA
This genomic stretch from Thauera sp. GDN1 harbors:
- the ccoN gene encoding cytochrome-c oxidase, cbb3-type subunit I; translation: MQSQATYNYKVVRQFAIMTVVWGIVGMLVGVIAAAQLVWPELNVHEFLHFGRLRPLHTNAVIFAFGGCALFATSYYVVQRTCHTRLFAPGLAAFTFWGWQLVIVLAAITLPLGYTSSKEYAELEWPIDILIAIVWVSYAIVFFGTVAKRKVSHIYVANWFFGGFILTVALLHIVNSAAIPVSLTSMKSYSAYAGVQDAMVQWWYGHNAVGFFLTAGFLGMMYYFVPKQADRPVYSYRLSVVHFWALIFTYMWAGPHHLHYTALPDWTQSVGMVFSLILLAPSWGGMINGVLTLSGAWHKLRTDPILKFLITSLSFYGMSTFEGPMMSIKTVNALSHYTDWTVGHVHSGALGWVAMISIGSVYFLLPRLYGKTEMYSVKLINAHFWIATIGIVLYIASMWISGVMQGLMWRATNPDGTLTYSFVESVKASYPFWTIRFIGGALFLTGMFIMFYNMVKTIAGQKAYDAPVLAPAAAHA